The genome window GCTACTTCGAGAGCATCAATATTAAATCTAAATATTGTGCTACTTCGAGATCATCCATACAAGAGTAAGAATTTTACCTTGAAGAACACCTGAGCTGATAACgtaataatgaaaaatacaaAGATGAGAAAATGAATTAGAATGTTTTATTTATCATTTGAGACATCTATTTATAGAGTATATTTACAGAGTTTAAATAGTTGATaacattataaaatataaattttataataatgatCATCTAcaatattttatctataaaaaaaattgttagtaTTATAATCCACTAGTATAGTTTTGAGACGGGTTACCCGAATCATCCGACCCATAAAATAGAGCTTGGTGAAAAAGAGAAGACCAGACGATAATGGCGATGAGCATAGTAGATCATCAATTACGCAGCAATACCCACAAAACCTACGACGTTCACTTCTTTGACGATTCGATCCACACCACCGTCACCCACGACCCTGAAATCGTGTCCCAGTGGATCTCGGATCTAGAACCCGACCACCGCATCGCCGGACTAGACGTGGAGTGGCGACCCTGCTTCAATCGAAACACGCAGAACCCAGCCGCCACCCTCCAGCTCTGCGTGGGCCGTCGTTGCCTGATCTTCCAACTAATTCACGCCCCGACCGTCCCATCCTCGCTGGTCGGTTTCCTCTCAAATCCCAACTATACTTTTGTGGGGGTGGGTATAAAATTTGATCTGAGAAAGATTGAAAAAGATTACGGGTTCGGAATGGACGCCAAAATAGTGGATTTGAGGAGTTTGGCGGCGGAAGTATATGACAGGATGGATTTAAAGAATTCCGGGGTGAAGGGGTTGACGAAAGTGGTGCTGGAGAAGGAAGTGAAGAAGCCGAGGAGGGTGACGATGAGCAGATGGGATAAGCAGTGGCTGACGCCAGATCAAGTCCAGTATGCTTGTTTGG of Primulina huaijiensis isolate GDHJ02 unplaced genomic scaffold, ASM1229523v2 scaffold205958, whole genome shotgun sequence contains these proteins:
- the LOC140966399 gene encoding 3'-5' exonuclease-like; this translates as MAMSIVDHQLRSNTHKTYDVHFFDDSIHTTVTHDPEIVSQWISDLEPDHRIAGLDVEWRPCFNRNTQNPAATLQLCVGRRCLIFQLIHAPTVPSSLVGFLSNPNYTFVGVGIKFDLRKIEKDYGFGMDAKIVDLRSLAAEVYDRMDLKNSGVKGLTKVVLEKEVKKPRRVTMSRWDKQWLTPDQVQYACLDAFVCYEMGRILNASG